A genomic region of Halopelagius longus contains the following coding sequences:
- a CDS encoding sodium-dependent transporter: MSERETWATRAGFILAAVGSAVGLGNIWQFPFKTAQFGGASFLVVYLIAVFGIGLPAILAEFVIGRRAKLNAISAFGRIGHRQWRFVGALGLLTGFWILSYYSVVGGWVIRYIWGSLQGAYFGDPATYFGAVSAGLDAVALHAVFMFLCVVIVALGIEDGIEKATKVMVPSIVVILLGLAVYGTTLSGATAGYDYFLSPDFGALMSNLGDIVPFAVGQAFFSLSLGMGAMITYASYIDRDDSLVADGSTIVVLNTFVGVLAGFVVFPLLFAQGIDPNTSGPGAVFVSVAGAFANIPAGRIVGLVFFLVVLIAALSSAISLLEVVTSYVIDNYDVGRAPTAAAIGVSLFVLGLPSALDTAWLGWFDTLAYQLLLPVSVLLVLLFVGWVLGDEALSEVLKGAGVGNGFGVTWLWMVRIVVILAVLGTLALGIQTLFLGSEPAIVPPL, from the coding sequence ATGAGTGAACGAGAGACGTGGGCGACGCGGGCAGGGTTCATCCTCGCAGCCGTCGGGTCCGCCGTGGGCCTCGGGAACATCTGGCAGTTCCCGTTCAAGACGGCGCAGTTCGGAGGTGCGTCCTTCCTCGTCGTCTACCTCATCGCGGTGTTCGGTATCGGCCTCCCAGCCATCCTCGCGGAGTTCGTCATCGGTCGGCGGGCGAAACTCAACGCCATCAGCGCGTTCGGCAGAATCGGTCACCGCCAGTGGCGGTTCGTCGGCGCGTTGGGACTGCTCACCGGCTTTTGGATTCTGTCGTACTACAGCGTCGTCGGCGGGTGGGTGATTCGGTACATCTGGGGGAGTCTCCAAGGCGCGTACTTCGGCGACCCGGCGACCTACTTCGGCGCCGTCTCGGCCGGTCTCGACGCCGTGGCGCTTCACGCCGTCTTCATGTTCCTCTGCGTCGTCATCGTCGCCCTCGGCATCGAGGACGGCATCGAGAAGGCGACGAAGGTGATGGTCCCTTCCATCGTCGTCATCCTCCTGGGACTGGCGGTGTACGGGACGACGCTCTCCGGCGCGACGGCGGGCTACGACTACTTCCTCTCGCCCGACTTCGGCGCGTTGATGAGCAATCTCGGCGACATCGTCCCGTTCGCCGTGGGGCAGGCGTTCTTCTCGCTGTCGCTCGGGATGGGCGCGATGATAACGTACGCCTCCTACATCGACCGCGACGACAGCCTCGTCGCCGACGGTAGCACCATCGTCGTGCTGAACACGTTCGTCGGCGTCCTCGCCGGGTTCGTCGTGTTCCCCCTGCTGTTCGCGCAGGGCATCGACCCGAACACCTCCGGTCCGGGCGCGGTGTTCGTCAGCGTCGCGGGCGCGTTCGCCAACATCCCGGCGGGCCGCATCGTCGGCCTCGTCTTCTTCCTCGTCGTCCTCATCGCGGCGCTCTCGTCGGCTATCAGCCTGCTCGAGGTCGTCACCTCCTACGTCATCGACAACTACGACGTGGGGCGCGCGCCTACGGCGGCGGCCATCGGCGTCAGCCTGTTCGTCCTCGGCCTCCCCTCGGCGCTCGACACCGCGTGGCTCGGCTGGTTCGACACGCTCGCGTACCAACTGCTCCTTCCCGTCTCGGTGCTTCTCGTCCTGCTCTTCGTCGGGTGGGTCCTCGGCGACGAAGCGCTCTCGGAGGTGCTGAAGGGAGCGGGAGTCGGTAACGGCTTCGGGGTGACGTGGCTCTGGATGGTCCGCATCGTCGTCATCCTCGCCGTCCTCGGAACGCTGGCGCTCGGCATCCAGACGCTGTTCCTCGGTTCGGAACCCGCCATCGTTCCGCCGCTGTAA
- a CDS encoding sodium-dependent transporter produces MTRETWATRIGFILAAVGSAVGLGNIWRFPWVTAENGGSAFLVVYLGIVLLVGVPGLLAEFVIGRRSNRSPAGALRSLSGSDAWGAWGLFYVGTAVALLSFYSVVGGWILRYFVESGLALAGTEPAYFASPGQYFGGVAAGFDAVGFHVLFLALTGIIVFAGVRRGIELGTKVMMPAVLVLLVALAGWAATQSGAAEAYAFYLRFDLSVIRQNFFGVLGPAAGQALFTLSLGAGTMVTYASYVGEDRSLAFDGTTIAVLNTLVGVLAGLVVFPLLFSLGISPGETGTGAGALFVGLAGAFSQLPGGTLIATAFFAVVALAALSSSISILEIPVAFLVDEYDVERRTAVAGVGALVVVTGSVCALDQSIFGFVAGTLVDVLLTAGLTAFLVFVGWVMGRDALEEFRAGAGEVATALSTPWLFAAGALLPVFLVFTLLTTFGMDARLGFWPTVATAAALAVVIFAGVRGEPEAA; encoded by the coding sequence ATGACACGAGAGACGTGGGCGACACGAATCGGCTTCATCCTCGCCGCCGTGGGAAGCGCGGTCGGCCTCGGGAACATCTGGCGGTTCCCGTGGGTCACCGCCGAAAACGGCGGCAGCGCATTCCTCGTGGTGTATCTCGGCATCGTCTTGCTCGTCGGGGTCCCCGGACTGCTCGCCGAATTCGTCATCGGCCGGCGCTCGAATCGAAGCCCCGCGGGCGCACTTCGCTCCCTGTCCGGTTCCGACGCGTGGGGGGCGTGGGGGCTGTTCTACGTCGGCACCGCCGTCGCGTTGCTCTCCTTCTACAGCGTCGTCGGCGGGTGGATTCTCCGGTACTTCGTCGAGAGCGGCCTCGCACTCGCGGGCACCGAACCGGCGTACTTCGCCAGTCCGGGGCAGTACTTCGGCGGCGTCGCCGCCGGGTTCGACGCCGTCGGCTTCCACGTGTTGTTCCTCGCGCTGACGGGGATAATCGTCTTCGCGGGCGTCCGCCGCGGCATCGAACTCGGGACGAAGGTGATGATGCCCGCCGTCCTCGTCCTCCTCGTCGCCCTCGCGGGGTGGGCGGCCACCCAGTCGGGGGCCGCCGAGGCGTACGCGTTCTACCTCCGCTTCGACCTCTCTGTGATTCGACAGAACTTCTTCGGCGTCCTCGGCCCGGCGGCGGGGCAGGCGCTCTTTACCCTCTCTTTGGGCGCGGGGACGATGGTCACCTACGCGTCCTACGTCGGCGAGGACCGTTCGCTCGCGTTCGACGGGACGACCATCGCCGTGCTCAACACCCTCGTCGGCGTCCTCGCCGGACTCGTCGTCTTCCCGCTTCTGTTCTCGCTGGGCATCTCGCCCGGCGAGACGGGCACCGGCGCGGGCGCGCTGTTCGTCGGGTTGGCGGGCGCGTTCTCGCAACTCCCCGGCGGCACGCTCATCGCGACGGCGTTCTTCGCCGTCGTCGCCCTCGCGGCGCTCTCCAGTTCCATCAGCATACTGGAAATTCCGGTCGCGTTCCTCGTCGACGAGTACGACGTCGAACGCCGCACCGCCGTCGCGGGCGTCGGCGCACTCGTCGTCGTCACCGGGTCCGTCTGCGCCCTCGACCAGTCGATATTCGGCTTCGTCGCGGGAACGCTCGTGGACGTCCTCCTGACCGCGGGGCTGACGGCGTTCCTCGTCTTCGTCGGGTGGGTCATGGGCCGCGACGCCCTCGAGGAGTTCCGCGCGGGCGCGGGCGAGGTGGCGACGGCGCTCTCGACGCCGTGGCTCTTCGCCGCCGGCGCTCTGCTCCCCGTCTTCCTC